The DNA region TGTCCCTCTGCAGCTGATCGAAGGATGGCTGCTGGTGGTTCATCAGAGATGGGAAAGTGGTCTCCTGAGGGCCCTTTCCGGCATATTTCCTATCAATTCTGTGATGAGCCAGGTGACCACCACATTTTACTGGCATTAAATCAGTGAGCTCACTTTGACCTGAGATGTCCTCCGGTTGCCCTTTGAAGACTTCAGGCAGAAGAGAATCCGAAGCTTCTAAGGTTGCCTGTTCCCACTGGAGAATGCTAAATCTCTgctaaaaatgtgtttcttgctTTACTTTAGCTACCACAGCTTTTAGCCTTCAAGAGATAAGGCTTCTCCTACCTGCCCTGCCATATCAAAGGgcgttttgttttcagaaatctctTCCTCTGGAAGGAATGGTAGGCAGGAATCAACTTGCTTCCTAACCACAATGGCAAATCTGCCGTGTTTTAAGTCAGTTTTCCCTGCTTAGCATAAAATCAGAACTTAGTGCCTGGTATGACTTTTTCAGAGTGAGGCTGCAGTGTCTTGCTATGCTTTACTGCTGTTTAAAAGATGCTCAGATTAGAAAACCTGCGCACCTGCCAGCTACTTACAGAATTTTCCATGGCTAAaatacacatgcagaattcccgcCGTCTCCGTGTGGTTGCGCTTGTATTTAGGAAAGCAATCCATTTCTCCTTTCAGCTCTTTCTGCAAGAATGTGCTCTAACCCGTGGGCAATCAACCCAGAGCCTTGGAGGACATTGCCTGGCCGTGTTTAGCTGGGGGACAAGTGTGTGATCAAGACACTCGCAGAGCTCCAGTTCCTCGGTCATTCGGGGCTCCTTGAAGCCAAGGTCTCAAAATGTGTGTCGCGTGcaaagagggaggagaggacagaAGACAACTGGCATGAAACTGCATCTCATCCTGCAGTGGGATCGGGAAGCCGTCGGGACTCAATCTGAAGAATCAACAGCACTTCTAAATTCACCATTTCAAGAGAACTTCCTACTTCTTTCTGGAGTGAAAAGCCATATCAATGACACCAGAGTCTCCTGACTCCATTAAGTGGAAGCCCAAAAATGCCAAAGGTGCAGGTGAAATTGACATAAATAGCTTTGCTTCACCCGCTACATTTGATTACTTGCTATTTATCTGGGGGACAGTTATGaactttcctcccttttcctgaagttgtAATGTTTATAATAACAGCAATATTGCACATTGACATTTACAATCGTACTAGGTAAAGGAAGAAATTATCAGGCTCCCAGGCTATATGGTATTTATTCTTGTCATAGCGGAGTGCAAGGATTGCATCTTTCTACGCTATGCTTCTGCACCATCATGCTTTCACGTACATAACGGTTTGTACTGCAGCACTTTGAAAGTGCCAGTGCATGAAACATAAAGCTATTTGCTTAGATTTTACTGATTTATGATCTGGGGTTATTTCTAGGTGGCGTGTTTTCCTTTGGTTCACTGATCACATtagtgaattgcctttttgtgcttCAGTTCATCATGTCGTGTTGCGATAGGAGCAATTCCTCTCAGCTGACGTTCATGCTGACGGGCATCCCGGGGCTGGAGGCTGCCCATGTCTGGCTCTCCATCCCTTTCACTTGCATTTACGTTGTGGCACTGGCGGGGAACTGCACGATCCTCTTTGTCATCTGGACCGAGCCGAGCCTCCACGAGCCCATGTACCAATTCCTCTCCATGCTGGCCATCACGGATCTGGGCTTGTCTCTGTCTACAATGCCAACCGTGATGGGTATTTCCTGGTTCAATGCCAGAGAGATTGGTTTCAGTGCTTGTTTTGCTCAAATGTTTTTTATTCATGTCTTCTCCTTCTTGGAGTCTTCAGTGCTTCTGGCCATGGCCTTCGATCGTTATGTGGCCATCTGCTACCCACTGAGATACTCCTCCATCCTCACCAGCACCAGGATAGCCAAGATcgggctggctgccctgtgcagATGTGTCTTACCAATTATCCCCGAACTTCTGGTACTAAGAAGTTTACCATTCTGCCGGTCCCGTGTGCTCTCCCACCCCTACTGCCTGCATCAAGATGTGATCAAGCTGGTATGTGCAGACATCACATTCAATAGCATGTACGGGCTAGCCGTAATGGTCCTCATAGTTGTGTTAGACCCCCTGCTCATCCTTGTGTCATATTTACTGATTGCTAAGGCAGTCGTGAGCATTGCATCCACAAGTGAGCGTCTCAAGGCTTTAAACAACTGCTTGTCCCACATCCTGGCAGTCCTAGTACTGTACATCCCCATGGTTGGCTTGTCCATGGTTCACCGTTTTGGCAAATATGCCTCCCCTCTTGTTCACATCCTCATGGCCAACATCTACCTGCTGGTCCCCCCGGTGCTGAACCCCATCATCTACAGCATTAAAACGAAGCAGATCCGCAGGGGTGTCCTCAGGGTGCTCACACCAAGAAGGATCTTCTCCCCGTGGCACCATGGGAGCTGAGAGATCTCCTTGACAGAGGTCACTGCTCTGGGAAAC from Apteryx mantelli isolate bAptMan1 chromosome 1, bAptMan1.hap1, whole genome shotgun sequence includes:
- the LOC136991011 gene encoding olfactory receptor 51Q1-like — translated: MSCCDRSNSSQLTFMLTGIPGLEAAHVWLSIPFTCIYVVALAGNCTILFVIWTEPSLHEPMYQFLSMLAITDLGLSLSTMPTVMGISWFNAREIGFSACFAQMFFIHVFSFLESSVLLAMAFDRYVAICYPLRYSSILTSTRIAKIGLAALCRCVLPIIPELLVLRSLPFCRSRVLSHPYCLHQDVIKLVCADITFNSMYGLAVMVLIVVLDPLLILVSYLLIAKAVVSIASTSERLKALNNCLSHILAVLVLYIPMVGLSMVHRFGKYASPLVHILMANIYLLVPPVLNPIIYSIKTKQIRRGVLRVLTPRRIFSPWHHGS